A region of Candidatus Poribacteria bacterium DNA encodes the following proteins:
- a CDS encoding SIS domain-containing protein, with amino-acid sequence MLRQLLASAEVKRRVAQELLPQIEAAARMLIESYASGGKTVFLGNGGSAADAQHLAGELVGRFLRERRALPAIALTANSSTVTAIANDYGYDDVFARQVEAWVEARDVLVAISTSGNSPNVLRAVEAARARGARAIGMTGRTGGKLAELCDIVLTVPSD; translated from the coding sequence ATTCTCCGGCAGCTTCTCGCCAGCGCGGAGGTGAAGCGCCGGGTCGCGCAGGAGCTCCTGCCGCAGATCGAAGCGGCAGCGCGGATGCTGATCGAATCGTATGCCAGCGGCGGCAAGACGGTGTTCCTGGGAAACGGCGGCAGCGCGGCGGACGCGCAGCACCTTGCCGGAGAACTGGTCGGTCGGTTCCTGCGAGAGAGGCGGGCGCTGCCAGCCATCGCGCTGACAGCGAACAGCTCGACCGTTACAGCGATTGCCAACGACTACGGCTACGACGACGTGTTCGCGCGACAGGTCGAAGCCTGGGTCGAGGCGCGAGATGTCCTCGTCGCCATCTCGACCAGCGGCAACTCGCCCAACGTGCTGCGAGCCGTCGAGGCGGCGCGCGCGCGCGGCGCTCGTGCCATTGGCATGACCGGCCGCACAGGCGGCAAGCTCGCCGAGTTGTGCGACATCGTCCTCACCGTGCCTTCGGAC
- a CDS encoding aldehyde dehydrogenase family protein: MASIDEARVREIVAQVVGKLAGSGSAEPTAPGASEGAKSDEDSRAGTPVLSGHGIFLSADGAVEAANAAQRELIALSIDDRKRIIEAIRVTARKHAKELADLAVSETGIGRAEHKVMKNTGAADLSPGVEDLKSEALTGDYGALIIERAPIGTINAITPTTNPTSTAINNAIIMVASGNTVVFSPHPRAAKCTLQTMVYLNDAIVDAGGPRNVLTSVGAPSMRTAKAIMEHPDIDAVVATGGAGVVKAALSVGKKAFAAGPGNPPVVVDETADIAKAAKDIAAGASFDNDLLCIGEKECMVVEAVADKLIRELVNADCYLVKPHEIPLLMRVVAKDGHANPEMVGKNAGVILEAAGIRAPKDTLVAILETPHDHLLVMDEFLMPVLPIVRAKTFEEAVALAVKAEGGRHHTAMLHTARLDRIRTFAQAAQVTIFVVNGPSFTCGGLGGEGFLAMTVAGKTGEGFTRPRHFTIERRMSIISNLSIHTHGG; the protein is encoded by the coding sequence ATGGCATCCATTGATGAGGCAAGGGTCCGCGAGATCGTCGCTCAGGTGGTCGGTAAGCTGGCGGGTTCGGGTTCCGCCGAGCCCACGGCTCCTGGCGCGTCCGAAGGCGCGAAATCGGACGAAGACTCCAGAGCCGGGACGCCGGTGCTCTCGGGTCACGGGATCTTCCTCTCCGCCGATGGCGCGGTCGAAGCGGCAAATGCCGCTCAACGGGAGCTGATCGCTCTCAGCATCGATGACCGCAAGCGGATCATCGAGGCAATCCGCGTGACGGCGCGCAAGCACGCCAAGGAGCTTGCCGATCTCGCCGTCAGCGAAACCGGCATCGGACGCGCCGAGCACAAGGTGATGAAGAACACCGGCGCTGCCGACCTGAGCCCGGGCGTCGAAGACCTCAAGTCGGAGGCTCTCACGGGCGACTACGGGGCGCTCATCATCGAGCGCGCGCCGATTGGCACGATCAACGCGATCACGCCGACGACCAACCCCACATCGACCGCCATCAACAACGCGATCATCATGGTCGCTTCAGGGAACACGGTCGTCTTCAGCCCGCATCCACGAGCCGCGAAGTGCACGCTTCAGACGATGGTCTACCTGAACGACGCCATCGTCGATGCCGGGGGCCCGCGGAACGTCCTCACATCCGTCGGAGCTCCGTCGATGCGCACTGCGAAGGCGATCATGGAGCATCCCGACATCGACGCCGTCGTCGCGACGGGTGGAGCGGGAGTCGTCAAGGCGGCGCTCTCCGTCGGGAAGAAGGCGTTTGCCGCCGGCCCGGGCAACCCGCCGGTGGTCGTCGACGAGACGGCGGACATCGCGAAGGCGGCGAAGGACATCGCCGCTGGGGCGTCGTTCGACAACGACCTGCTCTGCATCGGCGAGAAGGAGTGCATGGTCGTCGAGGCGGTCGCGGACAAGCTGATCCGCGAGCTCGTCAATGCGGACTGCTACCTCGTCAAGCCGCACGAGATCCCTCTCCTGATGCGCGTCGTCGCGAAGGACGGTCATGCGAACCCCGAAATGGTCGGCAAGAACGCAGGGGTCATCTTGGAGGCTGCGGGGATTCGCGCGCCGAAGGATACGCTGGTCGCCATCCTCGAAACGCCGCACGACCATCTGTTGGTCATGGATGAGTTCCTGATGCCCGTCCTCCCCATCGTCCGCGCCAAGACGTTCGAAGAGGCGGTGGCGCTCGCTGTGAAGGCGGAAGGCGGCAGACACCATACGGCGATGCTGCACACGGCTCGATTGGATCGCATCCGGACGTTCGCTCAGGCGGCGCAGGTCACCATCTTCGTCGTCAACGGGCCCTCGTTCACCTGCGGCGGGCTCGGCGGCGAGGGCTTCCTGGCGATGACGGTCGCGGGAAAGACCGGTGAAGGATTCACCCGACCCCGCCACTTCACAATCGAACGCCGTATGAGCATCATCTCAAACCTCTCGATCCATACGCACGGCGGCTGA
- a CDS encoding BMC domain-containing protein yields the protein MAGEALGLIETKGLVGSIEAADAMVKAANVHLVGLEKIGGGLVTVMVRGDVGAVKAATEAGAEAARSVGELVSVHVIPRPHSEIEAILPSVS from the coding sequence ATGGCTGGTGAAGCGCTGGGTCTGATCGAGACGAAGGGCCTTGTGGGATCTATCGAGGCTGCGGATGCCATGGTGAAGGCGGCGAACGTCCATCTCGTCGGCTTGGAGAAGATCGGCGGCGGGCTGGTCACCGTGATGGTTCGTGGCGATGTCGGTGCCGTCAAGGCTGCGACCGAAGCAGGCGCGGAAGCCGCGCGCTCCGTCGGTGAACTGGTGTCCGTCCACGTCATCCCGCGGCCGCACTCCGAGATCGAGGCGATCCTGCCCTCCGTATCGTGA